Proteins from a single region of Runella sp. SP2:
- the typA gene encoding translational GTPase TypA, which yields MQSIRNIAIIAHVDHGKTTLVDKFIHYSKLFRENQQFDDLILDNNDLERERGITIVSKNVSVRYKDVKINIIDTPGHADFGGEVERVLKMADGVVLLVDAFEGPMPQTRFVLSKALQLGLKVVLVINKVDKPNCRPEEVHEAVFDLMFNLEANESQLDFPTVFGSSKQGWMGPDWQKPTEDISHLLDVIVENIPAAPFNDGEPQMQITSLDYNSFVGRIAIGRVHRGTLKEGAQVGLCKSDGSVKRNRIKEIQVFEGLGRQKVTEVSSGDICAVTGLEDFEIGDTITLYENPEPITRIAVDEPTMNMLFTINNSPFFGKEGKFVTSRHLRDRLFKEMEKNLALRVEPFDSEDKFLVFGRGILHLSVLIETMRREGYELQVGQPQVIFKQDDNGQRLEPIEMLVVDVPEETAGKVIELVTQRKGDLLVMEPRGDLQHLEFDIPSRGLIGLRSNVLTATQGEAVISHRFKSYEPHKGPIPGRINGSIISKGTGPATPYALDRLQERGKFFVDPSEDLYMGMVVGEHSRPGDIVVNLQETKKLTNMRASGSDDNVRIAPKINFSLEESMEYIQKDEYLEVTPQTLRIRKVYLDENERKRNSKELEMA from the coding sequence ATGCAATCCATCCGCAACATCGCCATCATTGCGCACGTTGACCACGGTAAAACCACTTTGGTGGACAAATTCATCCACTATTCGAAGCTGTTTCGTGAGAACCAGCAGTTTGACGACCTCATTTTGGACAACAATGACCTCGAACGTGAACGAGGCATTACGATTGTTTCTAAGAACGTATCAGTACGCTACAAAGACGTTAAAATTAATATCATAGATACCCCAGGCCACGCCGACTTCGGAGGAGAAGTAGAACGCGTACTTAAAATGGCTGACGGTGTAGTGCTTTTGGTGGATGCTTTTGAAGGTCCAATGCCTCAAACTCGTTTCGTATTGAGCAAAGCACTTCAACTTGGATTAAAAGTTGTGTTGGTGATTAATAAAGTTGACAAACCAAACTGTCGCCCTGAAGAAGTTCACGAAGCGGTATTTGATTTGATGTTTAACTTGGAAGCCAACGAAAGCCAGCTTGACTTCCCAACGGTTTTCGGCTCGTCGAAACAAGGTTGGATGGGACCCGATTGGCAAAAACCAACCGAAGACATTTCACACTTGTTGGATGTCATCGTAGAAAACATCCCTGCGGCTCCTTTCAACGACGGAGAGCCTCAAATGCAGATTACTTCTCTTGATTATAACTCGTTTGTTGGTCGTATTGCCATCGGACGTGTACACCGTGGGACGCTCAAAGAAGGTGCGCAAGTAGGTCTTTGCAAATCTGACGGAAGTGTAAAACGTAACCGTATCAAAGAAATTCAGGTTTTTGAAGGTCTTGGTCGTCAGAAAGTGACGGAAGTTTCTTCGGGAGATATTTGTGCAGTAACAGGTTTGGAAGATTTCGAAATCGGTGACACCATCACTCTTTACGAAAACCCAGAGCCAATCACGCGTATTGCCGTTGATGAGCCAACGATGAACATGTTGTTCACCATCAACAACTCTCCTTTCTTTGGTAAAGAAGGCAAATTTGTAACTTCTCGCCACTTACGCGATCGTTTGTTCAAAGAAATGGAGAAAAACCTTGCCTTGCGCGTTGAGCCATTCGACAGCGAAGATAAATTCTTGGTGTTTGGTCGCGGTATTCTCCACTTGTCGGTATTGATTGAAACCATGCGTCGTGAAGGCTACGAATTGCAAGTAGGCCAGCCACAAGTTATCTTCAAGCAAGACGACAACGGACAACGCCTCGAACCAATCGAAATGTTGGTAGTGGATGTTCCTGAAGAAACAGCGGGTAAAGTGATTGAGCTTGTTACGCAACGTAAAGGTGATTTGCTCGTGATGGAACCACGCGGCGATTTGCAACACTTGGAATTCGACATTCCTTCTCGTGGCTTGATTGGACTTCGTTCCAATGTATTGACAGCTACGCAAGGGGAAGCCGTTATCTCGCACCGTTTCAAGTCGTATGAGCCTCACAAAGGCCCAATCCCAGGACGTATCAACGGCTCTATCATTTCAAAAGGAACAGGCCCAGCTACTCCTTATGCCCTTGACCGTCTTCAAGAGCGTGGCAAGTTTTTTGTTGACCCAAGCGAAGACCTTTACATGGGTATGGTTGTGGGTGAACATAGCCGCCCAGGTGACATCGTGGTAAACCTTCAAGAAACGAAGAAGTTGACCAACATGCGCGCCTCTGGTTCGGACGACAACGTGCGTATTGCTCCTAAAATCAACTTCTCTTTGGAAGAATCAATGGAGTACATCCAAAAAGATGAATACCTTGAAGTAACGCCACAAACACTTCGCATTCGTAAAGTATATCTCGACGAAAACGAGCGTAAACGTAACTCTAAAGAGCTAGAAATGGCTTAG
- a CDS encoding CocE/NonD family hydrolase produces MKLSFLALAAFLSVAAQAQNFVKDNYTKLDKQITMRDGVKLYTVIYVPKDSSQKYPIIMERTPYSAGPYGETNYPGNGPGPSKLLSEEKYIFVTQDVRGRYMSEGSFEEMTPHKFDKKSAKDTDESTDTYDTVEWLLKNIPRNNGRVGITGISYPGFYASASLPDAHPAIKAVSPQAPVTDEFIGDDARHNGAFFLLDNFNFLSYFDAPRTKPSASYTGLFANRTKDAYDFFLKLGPLKNANGAAYFNNRGKIWNEYLQHETYDDYWKSRNIRPALKNVKPATLVVGGWFDAEDLFGALRTYEAIEKQSPTSKNQLVMGPWTHGAWSRADWSEFGPLQFGSNTAKYFQEELETKFFNYYLKDKGEWKAAEATLFNTGTNEWKTFETWPPKEKVAKELHFQANGKLSWEETKEKDGFDEYVSDPAKPVPYTDGVFARRNNQYMIEDQRFAARRPDVLTYETEALTEDVTFSGPMTAHFFASTTGTDADFIVKLIDVLPEDAANPTPNPKNLTMAGYQRLVRAEVLRGKFRNSFEKPEAFVPNQVTDVKVRMPDVLHTFKKGHKIMVQIQSSWFPIVDRNPQKFMNISEADEKDFQKATIRIYHSEKHDSHLHVSTIK; encoded by the coding sequence ATGAAACTTTCCTTTCTTGCCCTGGCGGCGTTTTTAAGTGTGGCCGCACAAGCCCAAAACTTTGTGAAAGACAACTACACAAAACTTGACAAACAGATTACGATGCGGGATGGTGTAAAGCTTTATACCGTCATTTATGTACCTAAAGACAGCAGCCAAAAATACCCGATTATTATGGAGCGAACGCCCTATTCGGCGGGGCCTTATGGAGAAACCAATTACCCAGGAAATGGGCCTGGTCCAAGTAAATTGTTGTCAGAAGAAAAATACATCTTTGTAACGCAGGACGTGCGGGGGCGCTACATGAGCGAGGGTTCGTTTGAAGAAATGACACCCCATAAGTTTGACAAAAAAAGTGCGAAAGATACCGATGAAAGCACTGATACCTACGATACGGTAGAGTGGCTCCTTAAAAATATCCCTCGTAATAACGGTCGGGTCGGCATTACAGGGATTTCGTACCCAGGTTTTTATGCCTCGGCCTCGCTGCCTGATGCGCACCCAGCCATTAAGGCCGTTTCGCCTCAAGCGCCTGTTACTGACGAGTTTATAGGTGACGATGCCCGCCACAATGGGGCTTTTTTCTTACTGGATAATTTCAATTTTTTGAGCTACTTTGATGCGCCACGGACTAAGCCAAGTGCCTCATACACAGGATTGTTTGCGAATCGAACAAAGGATGCTTATGACTTTTTCTTGAAGCTAGGGCCTCTAAAAAATGCCAACGGTGCAGCTTATTTTAATAATCGGGGTAAAATTTGGAACGAATACCTTCAGCACGAAACGTACGATGATTACTGGAAATCAAGAAACATCCGTCCTGCGCTGAAAAATGTCAAACCTGCTACTTTGGTGGTGGGAGGATGGTTTGATGCTGAAGATTTGTTTGGGGCTTTGCGTACCTACGAAGCCATTGAGAAACAAAGCCCAACTTCCAAAAACCAACTCGTGATGGGGCCTTGGACGCACGGTGCTTGGTCGCGAGCTGATTGGTCGGAGTTTGGGCCGTTGCAGTTTGGTAGTAATACGGCTAAGTATTTTCAGGAAGAGCTTGAAACGAAGTTTTTTAATTATTACCTGAAAGATAAAGGAGAATGGAAAGCGGCTGAGGCGACCCTTTTTAATACGGGAACCAACGAATGGAAAACGTTTGAGACGTGGCCACCCAAAGAAAAAGTAGCAAAAGAGCTTCATTTTCAGGCGAATGGAAAATTGTCTTGGGAAGAAACAAAAGAAAAAGATGGCTTTGATGAGTACGTAAGCGATCCTGCCAAACCTGTTCCTTACACGGATGGTGTCTTTGCGCGTCGTAATAATCAGTACATGATTGAAGACCAGCGTTTTGCGGCTCGTCGTCCTGATGTTCTTACGTACGAAACTGAAGCGTTAACCGAAGATGTGACGTTTTCGGGGCCGATGACGGCGCACTTTTTTGCTTCTACGACGGGAACGGACGCTGATTTTATTGTGAAGTTGATTGACGTCTTACCCGAAGATGCGGCCAATCCAACGCCTAATCCTAAGAATTTAACGATGGCTGGCTATCAGCGGTTGGTTCGGGCAGAGGTGTTGCGCGGGAAGTTTCGGAATAGTTTTGAAAAACCAGAAGCTTTTGTGCCAAACCAAGTGACGGATGTAAAAGTGCGGATGCCAGATGTACTTCATACGTTTAAGAAAGGCCACAAAATTATGGTGCAAATCCAAAGTTCATGGTTTCCGATTGTGGATCGCAATCCGCAGAAATTTATGAACATAAGCGAAGCGGACGAAAAAGATTTTCAAAAAGCAACGATTCGTATTTACCACAGCGAAAAGCACGATTCGCATTTGCACGTGAGTACGATTAAGTAG
- a CDS encoding peptidylprolyl isomerase: MALINKIRERSGIAVVVIAASLILFIVGGDILGSQALFGNNQNVGEIAGETISYKDFQLKLDQARQAFEAQSGRAATEPEQQSLREQVWNQYIIDYAYKKEYDALGLKVSSDELVDMVQGNNVSPAVQQSFTNPQTGVFDKTQVISYLKNLKNLPVEQQQAWQNFEKSLAEDRLRQKYENLLRVGSYVTRAEAEKEYQAQTAKASLRYLYVPYYSVVDTTIKVTDSQLQDYLAKHKDEYKGFDSRTIQYVTFPIIATKEDSVEMYNKIKELARGLATATSDSTYARVNSDVPTKLYWSFSDMPDQLKSAVKTFIPGSVNGPYREGNTYFIYKYGGTKIDTAYTARASHILIRTQGTSDSAKAEARTKAADLLKQLQGGANFEQLATANSADPGSAQRGGDLGFFSEGAMVKPFNDAVFAMSGTGLIGRLIESDFGFHIIKVTEPKTNVLYKIAAIGKTMTPSQATRDAIYAKADQFSIESKSKTAFDENVKKDKGLLVQTANRIPESASNINTIQNAREIVRWAFNDDTKTDQVSPVFETDEQYVVAILTGKSSKDSPSINDFRDELTLKVRNEIKAEQITKKLSGIQGGTLEAIAQKYGAGALVEAANEISLATGFLTSAGLDPIALGKGFGLKVGKKSKVFTGENGVFIMEKVSDTPAPAIADYSMYKANLQSKNLQASYLLNEAIRENAKVVDNRAKFF, from the coding sequence ATGGCGTTAATCAACAAAATCAGGGAGCGATCAGGTATTGCGGTAGTGGTTATTGCCGCCAGTTTGATTCTATTTATTGTCGGAGGTGACATTTTAGGTTCGCAGGCATTGTTTGGAAACAATCAGAACGTCGGCGAAATCGCAGGTGAAACCATTAGTTACAAGGATTTCCAACTCAAATTAGACCAAGCCCGTCAGGCGTTTGAAGCTCAAAGTGGTCGTGCTGCGACCGAACCAGAACAACAAAGCCTTCGTGAGCAGGTTTGGAATCAGTACATCATCGACTATGCTTACAAAAAAGAATACGATGCGTTGGGTCTGAAAGTAAGTAGCGACGAGTTAGTGGATATGGTACAAGGGAACAATGTGAGCCCAGCCGTTCAGCAGTCATTTACAAACCCTCAAACGGGTGTTTTTGACAAAACTCAAGTGATTAGCTACCTTAAAAACCTTAAAAACTTGCCAGTAGAGCAACAACAAGCTTGGCAAAATTTTGAGAAGAGCTTGGCCGAAGATCGTCTTCGTCAGAAATACGAAAACTTACTCCGTGTAGGAAGCTACGTAACACGTGCTGAAGCAGAGAAAGAATACCAAGCGCAAACGGCTAAAGCGTCACTTCGCTATTTGTACGTACCTTATTATTCTGTGGTTGACACAACAATTAAGGTAACCGACTCGCAATTGCAAGATTATTTGGCCAAACACAAAGACGAATACAAAGGCTTCGACTCTCGTACGATTCAATACGTAACTTTCCCAATTATTGCTACCAAAGAAGATAGCGTGGAAATGTACAATAAAATTAAAGAGTTGGCGCGTGGATTGGCAACCGCTACTAGCGATTCAACTTACGCCCGCGTGAATTCGGACGTGCCTACAAAACTTTATTGGTCATTCTCAGACATGCCAGATCAGTTGAAGTCGGCAGTGAAGACGTTTATTCCAGGTAGCGTAAATGGCCCTTACCGCGAAGGAAATACGTATTTTATCTATAAATACGGCGGTACTAAAATTGACACAGCTTATACAGCACGTGCCAGCCACATTTTGATTCGTACGCAAGGAACAAGTGATTCAGCAAAGGCAGAAGCACGTACCAAAGCAGCAGATTTGTTGAAGCAATTGCAAGGTGGTGCTAATTTTGAACAATTGGCCACTGCAAACAGTGCAGACCCAGGTTCAGCACAGCGTGGTGGTGACTTAGGCTTCTTCAGTGAAGGTGCCATGGTGAAGCCATTTAACGACGCCGTATTTGCAATGAGTGGTACAGGTTTGATTGGTCGTTTGATTGAATCAGATTTTGGTTTCCACATTATTAAAGTAACGGAGCCTAAAACGAACGTTCTTTACAAGATTGCGGCAATTGGTAAAACAATGACGCCAAGCCAAGCAACGCGTGATGCGATTTATGCGAAAGCTGACCAATTCTCAATTGAGTCGAAATCAAAGACAGCGTTTGACGAGAACGTGAAAAAAGACAAAGGCTTGCTTGTTCAAACGGCAAACCGTATCCCAGAATCGGCAAGTAATATTAATACGATTCAAAACGCGCGTGAAATTGTTCGTTGGGCATTTAACGATGATACAAAAACTGACCAAGTTTCTCCAGTGTTTGAAACAGACGAGCAATATGTAGTGGCTATTTTGACGGGTAAGTCATCAAAAGATAGCCCTTCTATCAATGATTTCCGTGACGAACTTACTTTGAAAGTCCGTAACGAAATCAAAGCAGAGCAAATCACAAAGAAATTGAGCGGTATCCAAGGTGGAACGCTTGAGGCAATTGCCCAAAAATACGGTGCAGGTGCATTGGTAGAAGCTGCAAATGAAATCTCATTGGCGACAGGATTCTTAACAAGCGCTGGACTTGACCCAATCGCGCTTGGCAAAGGTTTTGGTTTGAAAGTTGGCAAGAAGTCAAAAGTATTTACGGGAGAGAACGGTGTGTTTATCATGGAGAAAGTTTCTGATACGCCAGCACCAGCAATTGCCGATTACTCAATGTACAAAGCCAATTTGCAATCAAAGAACCTCCAAGCAAGCTACTTGTTGAATGAGGCAATCCGCGAAAATGCGAAAGTAGTAGATAACCGCGCGAAATTCTTCTAA
- a CDS encoding T9SS type A sorting domain-containing protein yields the protein MPKPYFNGVFGNLSRHCVSVVVFFLAIIPAFSQVTVSFPTSRIVFQRSQANKASFVVAGTYKQSIPERVEAALTPIHTGQGTPTGWQLLENAPVGGVFSGEISAEGGWYKLEVRLIRNGQVAEMTEVDRVGVGEVFVVAGQSNARGIQNYGASGAVDDRVSCFNYLNSNFEPNELPQPTFSHLNADSYIAPYGYSAWSWGILGDLLVKRLNVPILFYNAALEGTTSRAWRESLYGNASNPYVGGFYGNQLPYSQLRVTLREFASLTGIRAILWHQGESDTGFNIPEDEIVSNLQQIIGQSRNDFGHNLSWVVSRVSFSEKGSNASVINAQNRVIGSVYNVFAGPVTDNIQIPRPDGVHMQGAGLNLLGEAWNNSLTDSFFQSSQPRNPFPIPTFKVSCAGENRVKLSIQANNYPEVNWNQVGGGSREITVENGTYRVKVRDFNGNFVYSPTVEINQQTFEALPKPAIPIISVSGGTSFCEGDQITLSAPEASAYQWSNGSNGRTIDVSETNQYTVRIKDANECWSGPSAVTSTVKNPRPSVPTIIAKGPLEFCNDKNVVLEIENGTTLSTTNSFLWNSGQNATSITVRESGRFSARTVNQYNCFSQFSVPVTVTVHPTPETPVISPSGLVRFCEREAVTLYSNTSSSVLWNNGATSSNLLVRQSGKYSLIATNEHGCVSAPSKEVEVEVSPIPAQPSIEKMGNYILNVKGDYLSDIQFRWNYGAEETITAEKYLKAQKSGPYTVTAFYFLEPGRACSSLTSERFDYVLDVSGNGVNVYPNPSLDGVFLLESFEDLTDVKMQVMDLNGKLILEQETPLLSNSQPLRLTPLPSGTYLLKVRSFGKPIFTKKLLVIR from the coding sequence ATGCCAAAGCCCTACTTTAACGGAGTGTTTGGGAATTTGAGTCGCCATTGTGTAAGTGTGGTTGTCTTTTTTCTAGCCATCATACCAGCATTTTCTCAAGTAACCGTTAGTTTTCCAACATCTCGCATTGTTTTTCAACGCTCACAAGCCAATAAGGCATCGTTTGTTGTCGCAGGGACGTACAAACAGTCTATTCCAGAACGAGTAGAAGCTGCTTTGACGCCCATCCATACAGGACAGGGAACGCCCACAGGTTGGCAATTACTTGAAAATGCACCCGTAGGTGGTGTTTTTTCAGGAGAAATTTCAGCAGAAGGAGGATGGTATAAACTCGAAGTACGTCTGATTCGAAATGGACAAGTGGCCGAAATGACCGAAGTTGACCGCGTAGGAGTAGGTGAGGTGTTTGTGGTTGCAGGCCAGTCCAATGCACGTGGGATTCAAAACTATGGAGCTTCGGGAGCAGTAGATGACCGAGTGAGCTGTTTTAATTACTTAAATTCCAATTTTGAACCGAATGAGCTGCCACAACCCACTTTTTCGCACTTAAATGCCGATAGTTATATTGCACCTTATGGATATTCTGCTTGGTCGTGGGGGATATTGGGCGATTTGTTGGTCAAAAGGCTCAACGTCCCTATTTTATTTTACAATGCTGCTTTGGAAGGTACGACAAGCCGTGCGTGGCGCGAAAGCCTCTACGGAAATGCAAGTAATCCGTACGTGGGTGGTTTTTATGGAAACCAATTGCCTTATTCCCAACTTCGGGTGACACTTCGCGAATTTGCGAGTTTAACGGGAATTAGGGCTATTTTATGGCATCAAGGAGAATCTGATACGGGCTTTAACATCCCCGAAGATGAAATTGTGAGTAATCTCCAACAAATTATTGGACAAAGTCGAAATGATTTTGGGCACAACCTTAGTTGGGTAGTATCACGGGTTTCATTTAGCGAAAAGGGAAGCAATGCTTCAGTCATTAATGCGCAAAACCGAGTTATAGGGTCGGTGTATAATGTCTTTGCAGGGCCAGTTACTGACAATATTCAAATTCCTCGACCTGACGGCGTTCACATGCAAGGTGCTGGGTTGAATTTGTTGGGAGAAGCATGGAACAATTCACTCACCGATTCGTTTTTCCAAAGCTCACAGCCTCGGAATCCCTTCCCAATACCTACCTTTAAAGTAAGTTGTGCGGGAGAAAATCGGGTAAAGTTATCCATTCAAGCAAATAATTATCCTGAAGTAAATTGGAACCAAGTGGGAGGAGGTTCGCGAGAAATTACGGTTGAGAATGGAACATATCGGGTAAAAGTGAGGGATTTTAATGGAAATTTTGTGTATTCTCCTACGGTCGAAATTAATCAGCAGACGTTTGAGGCTTTGCCAAAACCAGCGATTCCCATCATTTCGGTGAGTGGAGGTACTTCTTTTTGTGAAGGAGATCAAATTACGCTCTCAGCACCCGAAGCCTCAGCGTATCAGTGGAGCAACGGCTCCAACGGCCGAACCATCGACGTATCTGAGACAAATCAATATACCGTACGAATAAAAGATGCAAACGAGTGTTGGTCTGGGCCTTCAGCCGTTACTTCTACGGTGAAAAATCCTCGACCATCTGTCCCAACCATTATTGCTAAAGGGCCGTTGGAATTTTGTAATGATAAAAATGTCGTGCTAGAGATTGAAAATGGGACTACTCTTTCAACGACCAATAGCTTTTTGTGGAATTCAGGGCAAAATGCCACGTCCATTACTGTTCGTGAATCAGGACGTTTTTCTGCAAGAACAGTCAATCAATACAATTGCTTCTCTCAGTTTTCGGTTCCAGTAACAGTAACGGTGCATCCTACTCCCGAAACTCCCGTTATTTCGCCAAGTGGTTTGGTGCGGTTTTGCGAGCGTGAAGCCGTGACTTTGTATTCTAACACTTCCTCATCCGTACTTTGGAATAATGGGGCAACTTCATCCAACCTACTGGTTCGGCAATCGGGCAAATACAGTCTCATCGCGACTAATGAGCACGGGTGCGTCTCTGCTCCGTCGAAAGAAGTTGAGGTAGAAGTAAGCCCCATCCCTGCACAGCCAAGCATTGAAAAAATGGGTAATTATATTCTAAACGTGAAAGGGGATTATTTATCAGACATTCAGTTTAGGTGGAATTATGGGGCAGAAGAAACCATTACTGCAGAAAAATACCTCAAAGCCCAAAAATCAGGACCATACACCGTAACGGCTTTTTATTTCTTAGAACCAGGCAGGGCTTGTTCATCCCTGACTTCTGAACGTTTTGACTATGTTTTGGATGTGTCGGGCAATGGGGTGAATGTGTATCCTAATCCAAGTTTAGATGGGGTTTTTCTTTTGGAAAGCTTTGAAGATTTGACCGACGTAAAAATGCAAGTAATGGATTTGAATGGGAAATTGATACTCGAACAAGAAACTCCTTTGTTGTCAAATTCACAACCACTTCGACTAACGCCGCTGCCGTCGGGCACATACTTGCTGAAAGTCCGTAGTTTTGGTAAGCCAATCTTTACCAAAAAACTGCTTGTAATCCGCTAA
- the queG gene encoding tRNA epoxyqueuosine(34) reductase QueG → MTSNDFVQQERSRLIKAKAQELGFDFCGISTATFLEEEAPRLEQWLLRNHHGQMHYMGNHFDKRLDPRKLVEGAKSVISVLLNYYPEQQLDEGENALKLSKYAYGTDYHFVLKDKLKALIEEIQSEIGEVNGRVFVDSAPVMDKVWAAKSGLGWVGKHTNLINRQMGSFFFIGEIISDLELWPDAPIKDYCGTCTRCVDACPTDAITEPYVVDGSKCISYFTIELKEAIPEEVRGKFKNWIFGCDICQDICPWNRFSRPHQTPEFNLHPDLAQFTRKDWEEITQEVFQEVFRRSPVKRTKLEGLKRNIGFVTTPKE, encoded by the coding sequence ATGACGTCAAACGATTTCGTTCAGCAAGAACGAAGCCGATTAATCAAAGCCAAAGCACAAGAACTTGGCTTTGATTTTTGTGGTATATCAACGGCCACTTTTTTGGAAGAAGAAGCCCCTCGTCTCGAACAGTGGCTGTTGAGAAATCATCATGGCCAAATGCACTACATGGGAAATCACTTTGACAAACGCCTCGACCCTCGTAAACTCGTCGAAGGGGCAAAATCAGTGATTTCCGTTTTGTTGAATTATTACCCTGAACAACAGTTAGATGAAGGCGAAAATGCCCTCAAACTATCAAAATACGCCTACGGTACCGATTATCATTTTGTGTTAAAAGACAAACTCAAAGCCCTCATTGAAGAAATTCAAAGCGAAATAGGCGAGGTAAACGGCCGCGTTTTTGTGGACTCAGCCCCCGTGATGGACAAAGTATGGGCGGCAAAAAGTGGGCTCGGCTGGGTCGGAAAACATACCAATCTCATCAACCGCCAAATGGGAAGTTTTTTCTTCATTGGGGAAATTATATCCGACCTTGAGCTTTGGCCAGATGCCCCCATTAAAGATTATTGCGGCACCTGCACGCGCTGCGTGGATGCTTGTCCTACAGACGCCATTACGGAGCCTTACGTGGTCGATGGTAGTAAATGTATCAGTTATTTTACGATTGAACTCAAAGAAGCAATTCCAGAAGAAGTACGAGGGAAGTTCAAGAACTGGATTTTTGGCTGTGACATTTGCCAAGATATTTGTCCGTGGAATCGGTTTTCACGTCCCCACCAAACGCCTGAATTTAATCTTCATCCCGATTTGGCACAGTTTACTCGAAAAGATTGGGAAGAAATTACGCAGGAAGTATTTCAAGAAGTATTTCGCCGCTCACCCGTCAAACGGACAAAACTGGAGGGCTTAAAACGTAATATTGGTTTTGTAACTACGCCAAAAGAATAG
- a CDS encoding lysozyme inhibitor LprI family protein: MKSYCFLVVCFLFALPVVSMAQDETEKHPIDIALDKCMDKNPSTQGMVGCLDEAYKKWDAELNKNYKALNLKLNAKQKAALLTSQRKWIEYRDLEFKFQSELYSTMEGTMYQPMAVDSRLEIVKKRALDLKSYLNLFE, translated from the coding sequence ATGAAATCGTATTGTTTCTTAGTCGTTTGCTTTTTATTTGCCCTTCCTGTCGTCAGTATGGCCCAAGACGAAACCGAAAAACACCCTATTGACATTGCTTTGGACAAATGTATGGATAAAAATCCTTCCACTCAGGGAATGGTTGGGTGTTTGGACGAAGCCTATAAAAAATGGGATGCCGAATTGAACAAAAATTACAAAGCGCTCAATTTGAAACTTAACGCCAAACAAAAGGCAGCTTTGCTTACCTCGCAGCGGAAATGGATAGAATACCGCGATTTGGAGTTTAAATTTCAGTCAGAATTGTATTCAACAATGGAAGGTACCATGTATCAGCCAATGGCCGTTGATAGCCGCCTCGAAATTGTAAAAAAACGAGCGCTGGATTTGAAAAGTTACTTGAACCTTTTTGAATAA